From one Blastocatellia bacterium genomic stretch:
- a CDS encoding glycosyltransferase family 4 protein, translating to MRILWVKAGKLLPVDTGGKIRSFNILRELAANHAVTLLTYYGGARDEDYEQNLQVRFPGAVTIHTAAPDATAFERAVDYLRRLPRSAPYAVTKFHAPAVEQWLSQRLGERRFDVAVCDFLSATLNFPERLDTPTLLFQHNVESLLWRRQAAHEPNWIQRLAFKVEAAKMARYERGAVNRFHHVIAVSDQDREQMAGMTAAERISVVPTGVDLKQFAAPPGHRATRPVIVFVGSMDWEANIDGVDFFCRDVWPQVKRAVPDATLRLVGRNPHARVARWADDSIEVTGTVPSVVEHYKEAMINIVPLRIGGGTRLKIYEAMAMGKATVSTTIGAEGLDVEDGRDIRLADDAASFAGAIIELVRDDALRQRIEAAAARKAAQYDWSVIAGRFAEILARVARATKSEAVEPAARTSAAAI from the coding sequence ATGAGAATTCTCTGGGTCAAAGCCGGCAAGCTGCTGCCCGTAGACACGGGCGGCAAGATTCGCTCGTTCAACATCCTGCGCGAGCTGGCGGCAAACCATGCGGTGACGCTGCTGACTTACTACGGCGGTGCGCGTGATGAAGATTACGAGCAGAACCTTCAAGTCCGCTTCCCCGGCGCCGTGACGATTCACACCGCCGCGCCCGACGCCACGGCCTTCGAGCGCGCGGTGGATTACCTGCGCCGCCTGCCCCGCAGCGCGCCCTACGCGGTGACGAAGTTTCATGCGCCCGCCGTCGAGCAGTGGTTAAGCCAGCGCCTCGGCGAGCGGCGCTTTGATGTCGCGGTCTGCGATTTCCTGTCGGCGACCCTGAATTTTCCTGAGCGCCTCGACACGCCGACGCTGCTCTTTCAGCACAACGTCGAATCGTTGCTGTGGCGGCGGCAGGCGGCACACGAGCCGAATTGGATTCAGCGGCTGGCCTTCAAGGTCGAAGCGGCGAAGATGGCGCGCTACGAGCGGGGCGCGGTCAACCGCTTTCATCACGTCATCGCCGTATCCGATCAAGACCGCGAGCAGATGGCCGGGATGACCGCCGCCGAGCGTATCAGCGTCGTGCCGACCGGCGTTGATCTCAAGCAGTTCGCCGCGCCGCCCGGCCATCGCGCGACCCGCCCGGTCATCGTCTTCGTCGGCTCGATGGACTGGGAGGCGAACATTGATGGCGTTGATTTCTTCTGCCGCGATGTCTGGCCGCAGGTCAAGCGAGCCGTGCCCGACGCGACATTGCGTCTGGTCGGTCGCAACCCACACGCGCGAGTGGCGCGCTGGGCCGACGACTCGATTGAGGTCACAGGCACCGTGCCGTCTGTCGTCGAGCATTACAAAGAGGCGATGATCAACATCGTGCCGCTACGCATCGGCGGCGGCACCCGCTTGAAAATTTACGAAGCGATGGCCATGGGCAAAGCGACGGTTTCGACAACGATAGGCGCTGAAGGGCTGGACGTTGAAGACGGGCGCGACATTCGGCTGGCCGACGACGCCGCGAGCTTTGCCGGGGCGATCATCGAGCTGGTCCGCGATGACGCGCTGCGGCAGCGCATTGAAGCGGCAGCGGCGCGCAAAGCGGCGCAGTACGACTGGTCGGTCATCGCCGGGCGCTTTGCCGAGATTCTGGCGCGTGTGGCAAGGGCTACAAAGAGCGAAGCGGTCGAGCCGGCGGCGCGCACCTCGGCGGCGGCGATTTGA
- the asnB gene encoding asparagine synthase (glutamine-hydrolyzing) has translation MCGICGIAIPDHSRRRVDGAAVARMRDTLVHRGPDDAGLLVDSQVALGHRRLSIVDLAGGHQPMFNEDDTIAIVYNGEVYNHGDYRADLEARGHRYRSHCDTETILHLYEEHGRRAVEYLRGMFAFAIWDRSARRLLLARDRLGIKPLYYTLDADGTLHFASEIKALLEAGAIKPELNYAALADYAANRATTGEATLFRGVKRLLPGHTLEWQNGSVEINRYWDVSFSKADDQLSDADYVARFDELFREAVKLRLMSDVPLGMFLSGGIDSSAIAAVMSQMVSEPIKTFSVAFAEREANELEYARIVARAYKTDHHEIIVSPEEFFAALPRMVYQEDEPIAHPSSVPLYFVSELASRHVKVVLTGEGSDELLAGYDKYRKTVYNLALGRRYHQFAPAWVKSAVAQTIQGWPGSSRLRQKLTRTFFCLEPELQHIYFDNFAVFTRAMQQPLFTPQAREQMREGGPYDASLAHIGTSDAATLLDQLLAADLKTYLHELLMKQDQMSMAASIESRVPFLDHKLVEFACRLPERMKLRGIETKHILRQAMKNVLPREILTRRKMGFPVPLGAWLRGPYRHIIDEYVLSERATARGVFDPQYARELAARHQAGENHAERLWALVNFEIWQRRFFDGEATTDNHQPRPTCLAAVGGQPSSAGVIRR, from the coding sequence ATGTGCGGAATCTGCGGCATAGCCATCCCCGACCACTCGCGGCGTCGCGTTGACGGCGCGGCGGTCGCACGCATGCGCGACACCCTCGTGCATCGCGGTCCCGACGATGCCGGGCTGCTGGTTGATTCGCAAGTCGCGCTCGGCCATCGCCGGCTATCCATCGTTGACCTCGCGGGCGGCCACCAGCCGATGTTCAACGAAGACGACACAATCGCCATCGTCTACAACGGCGAAGTCTACAACCACGGCGACTATCGCGCCGATCTCGAAGCGCGCGGCCACCGCTACCGCTCGCACTGCGACACGGAAACGATCCTTCACCTCTACGAAGAGCACGGACGCCGCGCGGTTGAATACCTGCGCGGCATGTTCGCCTTCGCCATCTGGGACCGCTCCGCCCGCCGCTTACTGCTGGCCCGTGACCGCCTCGGCATCAAACCGCTTTATTACACGCTCGACGCGGACGGCACATTGCACTTCGCCTCTGAGATCAAGGCGCTGCTTGAGGCCGGCGCGATCAAGCCCGAATTGAATTACGCGGCGCTTGCGGATTATGCCGCCAACCGCGCCACCACCGGCGAAGCGACGCTGTTTCGCGGCGTCAAGCGCTTGCTGCCCGGCCACACTCTTGAGTGGCAAAACGGCAGCGTCGAGATCAATCGCTATTGGGATGTCAGCTTCAGCAAGGCGGACGACCAACTGAGCGACGCCGATTACGTCGCGCGCTTCGACGAGCTATTCCGCGAAGCGGTCAAACTGCGGCTGATGAGCGATGTGCCGCTGGGGATGTTCCTGTCGGGCGGCATCGATTCGTCGGCCATCGCGGCGGTGATGAGCCAGATGGTCAGTGAGCCGATCAAGACCTTCTCGGTCGCCTTTGCCGAGCGCGAAGCCAACGAGCTGGAATATGCCCGCATCGTGGCGCGTGCTTACAAGACCGATCATCACGAGATCATCGTCAGCCCGGAGGAATTCTTCGCGGCGCTGCCGCGGATGGTCTATCAGGAAGACGAGCCGATTGCCCACCCGTCGAGCGTGCCGCTTTACTTCGTCTCGGAGCTGGCGAGCCGGCATGTGAAAGTCGTGCTGACCGGCGAAGGCTCGGACGAATTGCTGGCCGGTTATGACAAGTATCGCAAGACGGTTTATAACCTGGCGCTCGGACGCCGCTATCATCAATTCGCCCCGGCATGGGTGAAGAGCGCCGTCGCGCAAACGATTCAAGGCTGGCCGGGCAGCTCGCGCTTGCGGCAGAAGCTGACGCGCACGTTTTTCTGTCTAGAGCCTGAGCTACAGCACATCTACTTCGACAACTTCGCGGTCTTTACGCGCGCCATGCAGCAACCGCTATTTACGCCTCAGGCCCGCGAGCAGATGCGCGAAGGCGGCCCGTACGACGCGTCGCTTGCGCACATCGGCACGTCGGACGCTGCGACGCTGCTCGACCAGTTGCTGGCCGCCGACCTGAAGACTTACCTGCACGAGCTGTTGATGAAGCAGGATCAGATGAGCATGGCGGCTTCGATTGAGAGCCGTGTGCCGTTCCTCGATCACAAGCTGGTCGAGTTCGCCTGCCGGCTGCCCGAACGCATGAAGCTGCGCGGCATCGAAACCAAGCACATCCTGCGGCAGGCGATGAAGAATGTTTTGCCGCGCGAGATTTTGACGCGCCGCAAGATGGGCTTTCCGGTGCCGTTGGGCGCGTGGCTGCGCGGCCCGTATCGCCACATCATCGATGAGTATGTCTTGAGCGAGCGGGCGACGGCGCGCGGCGTCTTCGACCCGCAGTACGCGCGCGAGCTGGCCGCTCGTCATCAGGCGGGCGAAAACCATGCGGAAAGATTATGGGCGCTGGTGAATTTTGAAATCTGGCAGCGCCGTTTCTTCGATGGCGAAGCGACGACAGACAACCACCAACCTAGGCCTACGTGTCTGGCAGCGGTCGGCGGTCAACCGTCGTCGGCTGGTGTAATCAGACGATGA
- a CDS encoding alginate lyase family protein, whose protein sequence is MQIGIAQLKKLRGRSLREFGVRGRQELAKASERLLGTRELSESALRREITAASRNGTATGSAARLLEGRRRGAHTAAFLPALQHRAAITELMAECFAAERAAIIERAERARRGRFDLLGLKDLSFGSPIDWHLEPRAGKRAPLDHWSRIAYLDPELAGDKKITWELNRCAHFVAFGQAYWMTGDERFAQAFVEQAAAWMDANPTGRGINWASSLELSFRAIAWLWALHLLIDSPALDAAFVARLLKCLIAHGRHIEKYLSTYFSPNTHLTGEALGLFYLGSALPELRRAAGWRAAGLRILVEQLPIHIRQDGVYFEQTTYYHRYTVDFYLHLMVLAGAMNLTLPVEVEARLTKALDVLMWTTRPDGRASLMGDDDGGRLMQLGARPADDFRDTLATGAVLMNRGDWKQVAGKSAAETLWLLGPEALARFDAIPAQPPACDAQAFSESGYFVMRDGWTEAAAYAVIDCGPHGVQSCGHAHADQLALEFAACGTSWLVDSGTFTYTGDAGMRDWFRSTEAHNTVTVDGEQQSVSAGPFAWAQVAEPLAREFFDGRGFVYFDGAHNGYERLPDPVTHRRAVLLVKASDAEWPSYLIVRDRFTARAAHRYAARYHFAAGCEAAAQASLINATSPQGRLLIKAFSTSPLASRIESGWVSRTYAERQAAPVAVIETEGAGRQELLTFIIPGSAGGRPAVSQTASIQAGEPPALPGQAYRLTDSDTLDVVITGDGASEPLTAQAEIAVARFVNQRFIRACLARGRRIEIANRLALHSASLIGFAEINQTDGALEITIHDASGFELSFSQPPPSVVINGARFIVSSECANVAFALEESGWVLTDRA, encoded by the coding sequence ATGCAGATCGGTATTGCACAACTGAAAAAGCTGCGCGGCAGGAGCCTGCGCGAGTTTGGCGTGCGTGGCCGGCAAGAGCTGGCCAAGGCGAGCGAGCGATTGCTCGGCACGCGCGAGTTGAGCGAATCCGCATTGCGCCGCGAAATCACTGCCGCCTCGCGCAATGGCACTGCCACCGGCAGCGCCGCGCGCTTGCTTGAAGGCCGGCGCAGAGGCGCGCATACCGCCGCATTTTTGCCGGCGCTTCAGCACCGCGCCGCAATTACCGAGTTGATGGCCGAATGCTTCGCGGCTGAACGCGCCGCCATCATTGAACGCGCCGAACGGGCGCGGCGCGGGCGCTTCGACCTGCTCGGCCTCAAAGACCTGAGCTTCGGCTCGCCGATTGACTGGCACCTCGAACCGCGTGCGGGCAAACGCGCGCCGCTCGACCACTGGAGCCGCATCGCTTATTTAGACCCTGAGCTTGCTGGCGACAAGAAGATCACCTGGGAGCTGAATCGCTGCGCCCACTTCGTCGCCTTCGGGCAGGCGTACTGGATGACCGGCGACGAGCGCTTTGCCCAGGCTTTCGTCGAGCAGGCGGCTGCATGGATGGACGCGAACCCCACGGGGCGCGGCATCAACTGGGCGAGCAGTCTGGAATTGAGCTTTCGCGCGATTGCCTGGCTATGGGCGCTACATCTGCTGATTGATTCGCCGGCGCTCGACGCGGCATTCGTGGCGCGCTTGCTGAAATGCCTGATCGCCCACGGGCGGCACATCGAAAAATATCTCTCGACCTATTTCAGCCCAAACACGCACCTGACCGGCGAAGCGCTCGGCTTGTTCTACCTCGGCTCAGCCTTGCCGGAATTGCGCCGTGCCGCCGGCTGGCGCGCCGCCGGCCTGCGGATTCTCGTCGAACAACTGCCGATCCACATTCGCCAGGATGGCGTCTATTTCGAGCAGACGACTTATTATCACCGCTACACCGTAGACTTTTACCTGCACCTGATGGTGCTGGCCGGCGCGATGAATCTGACACTGCCGGTTGAAGTCGAAGCGCGGCTGACGAAGGCGCTAGATGTTCTGATGTGGACGACGCGCCCCGATGGCCGCGCGTCGTTGATGGGTGATGACGATGGCGGCAGGCTGATGCAACTGGGCGCGCGACCGGCGGACGATTTCCGCGACACGCTGGCGACCGGCGCGGTGTTGATGAATCGCGGCGACTGGAAACAGGTTGCCGGAAAGTCGGCGGCGGAAACGCTCTGGCTGCTCGGCCCCGAAGCCCTGGCGCGATTCGACGCGATACCGGCGCAGCCGCCCGCCTGCGACGCGCAAGCCTTTTCAGAGAGCGGCTACTTCGTGATGCGTGATGGCTGGACGGAAGCGGCGGCCTACGCGGTGATCGATTGCGGCCCGCACGGCGTACAGTCGTGCGGCCACGCGCACGCCGATCAACTGGCGCTCGAGTTTGCTGCCTGCGGCACGTCGTGGCTGGTTGACTCCGGCACGTTCACTTACACGGGCGATGCGGGAATGCGCGATTGGTTCCGCTCGACCGAGGCGCACAATACGGTCACGGTTGACGGCGAGCAGCAATCTGTTTCCGCGGGGCCGTTCGCATGGGCGCAGGTCGCCGAGCCTCTGGCGCGTGAGTTCTTCGATGGTCGTGGCTTCGTTTATTTTGATGGCGCGCACAACGGCTACGAGCGTTTGCCCGACCCGGTCACACATCGTCGCGCTGTGCTGCTGGTCAAAGCGAGCGATGCCGAATGGCCTTCATACTTGATCGTGCGCGACCGCTTTACGGCGCGGGCGGCGCACCGTTACGCGGCGCGCTATCACTTCGCCGCCGGCTGCGAAGCCGCCGCGCAAGCCAGTCTCATCAACGCAACGTCACCTCAAGGCCGGCTCTTGATAAAAGCTTTCAGCACGTCGCCGCTCGCCTCGCGCATTGAAAGCGGCTGGGTGTCGCGCACTTACGCCGAGCGCCAGGCGGCTCCGGTTGCCGTGATCGAAACCGAAGGCGCGGGCCGGCAAGAGCTACTTACCTTCATTATTCCTGGGAGCGCGGGCGGGCGGCCCGCCGTCTCTCAAACCGCATCCATTCAGGCGGGCGAGCCGCCCGCGCTCCCAGGCCAGGCTTATCGGCTCACTGATAGCGACACGCTCGATGTCGTCATCACCGGCGATGGCGCAAGCGAACCGCTCACGGCGCAAGCCGAGATAGCCGTGGCGCGATTCGTCAATCAGCGATTCATTCGCGCCTGCCTCGCGCGGGGCAGGCGAATCGAGATCGCCAACCGCCTGGCGCTGCATTCAGCCTCACTGATTGGCTTCGCGGAAATTAACCAAACAGATGGCGCGCTTGAAATTACTATTCACGACGCAAGCGGTTTTGAATTATCATTTAGCCAGCCTCCTCCAAGCGTCGTGATTAACGGCGCGCGCTTCATCGTTTCATCTGAATGCGCAAACGTCGCTTTTGCTCTCGAAGAATCAGGCTGGGTGTTGACCGACAGGGCTTGA
- a CDS encoding class I SAM-dependent methyltransferase codes for MSAEPHTITQMARATHAHTEEVRKGERFEFGKNWSRFLDLLDDKRIADAEASLKKMLEVETLSGKRFLDIGSGSGLFSLAARRLGARVHSFDYDPQSVACTTELRRRYFPGDPQWAIAEASALDADYVGSLGEFDVVYSWGVLHHTGAMWQALDHARLPVAVGGKLWVAIYNDTGSQTARWKRIKKTYNTLPRWLRVPFTMIVMAPLEAKAALSALVGGRLFEWLRTWRGRGIARGMSRWRDIVDWVGGYPYEAAAPEEIFEFYKARGFRLTKLKCGGVGLGCNEFVFEKTQ; via the coding sequence ATGAGCGCAGAACCACACACGATCACGCAAATGGCGCGGGCAACCCACGCGCACACCGAAGAAGTGCGCAAAGGCGAGCGTTTCGAGTTCGGCAAGAACTGGAGCCGCTTTCTCGATCTCCTGGACGACAAGCGCATTGCCGACGCCGAAGCCTCGCTGAAGAAGATGCTCGAAGTCGAAACCTTGAGCGGCAAACGCTTCCTCGACATCGGCTCGGGCAGCGGCTTGTTCTCGCTGGCGGCGCGACGATTGGGCGCACGGGTTCACTCATTCGACTACGACCCGCAATCGGTCGCCTGCACGACCGAGTTGCGCCGGCGCTACTTCCCCGGCGACCCGCAATGGGCGATTGCCGAAGCCTCGGCGCTCGACGCCGATTACGTCGGCTCGCTGGGGGAATTCGACGTGGTCTATTCGTGGGGCGTGCTACATCACACCGGCGCGATGTGGCAGGCGCTCGACCATGCGCGGTTGCCGGTCGCCGTGGGCGGCAAGCTCTGGGTCGCGATCTATAACGACACCGGCAGCCAGACGGCGCGCTGGAAAAGGATCAAGAAGACGTACAACACCCTGCCGCGCTGGTTGCGCGTGCCCTTTACGATGATCGTCATGGCACCGCTCGAAGCCAAGGCGGCGCTCTCGGCGCTCGTCGGCGGGCGGCTGTTTGAATGGCTCAGGACGTGGCGCGGCAGAGGCATCGCGCGCGGCATGAGCCGCTGGCGCGACATCGTTGATTGGGTCGGCGGCTACCCATACGAGGCCGCCGCGCCCGAAGAAATTTTCGAGTTTTACAAAGCGCGCGGCTTTCGACTAACGAAGTTGAAATGCGGCGGCGTCGGCCTGGGCTGCAACGAATTCGTGTTTGAAAAGACCCAATAG
- a CDS encoding glycosyltransferase family 39 protein, producing MATAQALTQPTTSRRPLLAALNSRRLAISIAAGVVVIYVALTFGTSISRRPWSDEGWFASPGYNLATTGSMGSPVLDGTSWLPGINQHTYWVLPLHLVTQAGWYKLFGFSLLSLRLLSAFFGLVALVAWFVIMKRLATDYRVALLTAALLAVDYSFVMGASFGRMDLMCAALGFAGLAAYLSLRENHFAWAVLAGHTLVAASGLTHFMGILHFAGLIFLTLYFDRRRIKWRYVALAAVPYVIGAMGWGLYILQDPTVFAAQFKANATTAGRLQGLRAPWLGFLHEFTERYRAAFGLGDQSPGHSAIARVKALILVAYLAGIVGAFATRRIRQSRGLRALLLLTTIYFVIMAVLDGQKLAWYLVHIVPLYTALLATWLVHTWEAARVPRLAIAAAVAALLLLQVGGVVQRMRANEYRASYEPATDYLKSHMQPSTLIMGSAELGFALGFNEHLIDDSFLGYYSGKRPDFVVVDEIYAESFQGSQVERPAIYAHIDRLLTTQYKLVYDQSFYRIYALADAPPAARASHSTGR from the coding sequence ATGGCAACGGCGCAAGCACTCACCCAACCGACAACTTCCCGCCGCCCGCTGCTCGCGGCGCTCAATTCCCGCCGTCTCGCCATCAGTATCGCGGCAGGCGTTGTTGTAATCTATGTCGCATTGACCTTCGGCACCTCGATCAGCCGGCGACCGTGGAGCGATGAAGGCTGGTTCGCGTCGCCAGGTTATAACCTGGCGACCACGGGCTCGATGGGCTCGCCCGTGCTCGATGGGACGAGTTGGCTGCCGGGCATCAATCAACACACTTACTGGGTGCTGCCGCTGCACCTGGTGACGCAGGCCGGCTGGTACAAGCTGTTCGGCTTCAGCCTGCTGTCGCTGCGGTTGCTGTCGGCATTCTTCGGACTGGTGGCGCTCGTCGCGTGGTTCGTCATCATGAAGCGGCTGGCGACGGATTACCGCGTCGCTTTACTGACCGCGGCGCTGCTGGCCGTGGATTACAGCTTCGTGATGGGCGCGTCATTCGGGCGCATGGACTTGATGTGCGCGGCGCTCGGATTCGCCGGATTGGCGGCTTACCTGTCGCTGCGCGAAAACCATTTCGCATGGGCGGTGCTGGCCGGCCACACGCTGGTCGCCGCCAGCGGCCTGACGCACTTCATGGGCATCCTGCATTTCGCCGGCCTCATCTTCCTGACGCTCTACTTTGATCGCCGGCGAATCAAGTGGCGTTATGTGGCGCTGGCCGCCGTGCCTTACGTGATCGGCGCGATGGGCTGGGGCCTCTACATTCTGCAAGACCCGACCGTATTCGCCGCACAGTTCAAAGCCAACGCGACGACCGCCGGCAGGCTGCAAGGCTTGCGCGCGCCGTGGCTGGGCTTCCTGCATGAATTCACCGAGCGTTATCGCGCCGCTTTCGGACTCGGCGATCAATCGCCGGGCCATTCAGCCATCGCCCGTGTGAAAGCGCTCATTCTGGTCGCCTACCTCGCCGGCATCGTCGGCGCGTTTGCGACGCGGCGGATTCGCCAGTCGCGCGGCTTGCGGGCGCTACTGCTGCTGACGACGATCTACTTCGTCATCATGGCGGTGCTTGATGGGCAGAAGCTCGCCTGGTACCTGGTTCACATCGTGCCGCTCTACACGGCGTTGCTGGCGACCTGGCTCGTGCACACCTGGGAGGCGGCGCGTGTGCCGCGCCTAGCCATCGCCGCAGCAGTCGCGGCGTTGCTGCTGCTGCAAGTCGGTGGCGTCGTCCAGCGCATGCGGGCGAACGAATACCGCGCCAGCTACGAGCCGGCCACCGATTATTTGAAGAGCCACATGCAGCCTTCGACCTTGATTATGGGAAGCGCCGAGCTGGGCTTTGCGCTCGGCTTCAACGAGCACCTGATTGACGATTCGTTTCTCGGCTACTACAGCGGCAAGCGCCCCGACTTCGTCGTCGTTGATGAAATCTACGCAGAGTCGTTTCAAGGCTCGCAGGTCGAACGGCCCGCCATCTACGCACACATTGACCGGCTGCTGACGACGCAGTACAAGCTGGTCTACGACCAATCGTTTTATCGCATCTACGCGCTTGCCGATGCCCCGCCGGCAGCGCGCGCCAGTCATTCAACCGGCAGATAG
- a CDS encoding glycosyltransferase family 4 protein: protein MTSDANNKASNAGRRIRVLIAAPSLDIYGGQALMAARLIEQLRQEPALDVAFQPHNPRLPRGLAWLQRLKYVRTVVTTLAYLLMLMARGWRYDIIHVFTASYYSYLLSAVPVLLVGKLYGKKTVLNYRSGEAADHLTHWRSAAITMRWADRIVVPSAYLVDVLARFGLPATVVFNTIELERFGFRERRPLRPLFVSARLLEPLYNVSCTLRAFALVQQRYPEAQLTIAADGSERNKLEQLARELNLRHTRFIGKVDYQQMPDVLDTADIYLNANDLDNMPSSLIECMAAGLCVVSTNAGGIPYIITHEETGLLVACNDHEAMARQAIRLLEDHSLAAALAHRARRECEKYQWSAVRCDWLNLYQQLAGVDTATLSRRADAAQSL from the coding sequence ATGACCTCTGACGCGAACAACAAAGCAAGCAACGCCGGGCGGCGCATCCGCGTGCTCATCGCCGCGCCGTCGCTCGACATTTATGGCGGGCAGGCGTTGATGGCGGCACGGCTCATCGAGCAACTTCGCCAGGAGCCTGCACTTGATGTCGCCTTTCAGCCGCACAACCCGCGCCTGCCGCGCGGCCTCGCCTGGCTGCAACGCCTCAAGTACGTTCGCACGGTGGTGACGACGCTGGCTTATCTGTTGATGCTGATGGCGCGCGGCTGGCGTTATGACATCATTCACGTCTTCACGGCGTCATACTATTCGTACCTGCTGTCGGCGGTGCCTGTGCTGCTGGTCGGCAAGCTCTACGGCAAGAAGACCGTTCTCAACTATCGCAGCGGCGAAGCCGCGGACCATCTGACCCATTGGCGCAGCGCCGCAATCACCATGCGATGGGCCGACCGCATCGTCGTGCCGTCAGCTTATCTGGTTGATGTCTTGGCGCGCTTCGGACTGCCGGCCACGGTGGTCTTTAATACGATTGAGCTTGAACGCTTCGGCTTCCGCGAGCGCCGGCCCTTGCGCCCGCTGTTTGTCAGCGCGCGGCTGCTTGAGCCGCTCTACAACGTCAGTTGTACGCTGCGCGCCTTCGCGCTCGTTCAGCAGCGTTACCCCGAAGCGCAGTTGACCATCGCCGCCGACGGCAGCGAGCGCAACAAGCTCGAACAACTGGCCCGCGAGCTTAATCTGCGCCACACGCGATTCATCGGCAAGGTTGATTATCAGCAGATGCCTGACGTGCTCGACACCGCGGACATCTACCTGAACGCCAACGACCTCGACAACATGCCCAGCTCGCTCATCGAATGCATGGCGGCGGGCCTGTGCGTCGTCAGCACCAACGCCGGCGGCATCCCCTACATCATCACCCACGAAGAGACCGGCCTGCTGGTCGCCTGCAACGATCACGAAGCCATGGCGCGCCAGGCGATTCGCCTGCTCGAAGATCATTCGCTCGCCGCCGCCCTCGCTCACCGCGCCCGCCGCGAGTGCGAGAAGTATCAATGGTCGGCGGTCAGGTGCGATTGGCTGAATCTCTATCAGCAACTCGCCGGCGTAGACACCGCGACGCTCAGCCGCCGCGCCGACGCCGCGCAATCACTCTGA
- a CDS encoding glycosyltransferase, giving the protein MRPNVLQLIGSFHQGGSERQAVQLTRLLKTANRYDVHLACMDQSGALLDEVRQMGLRDIPEYRLNSFYDRNALVQVRRFALYLQKRGIDIVQTHDFYTNIFGMAAARLAGVRVRIAARRETTGWRTPAQKIVERQAYRFAHAIVANSEAVRRQLISEGVAGRRVVTLHNGIDLDRLRVPEDFNRAAALASFGLPTAPELRFVTVVANLHHAVKDHPTFLRAARRVREAWPSARFVIAGEGELTTAMQAMAAQLGIADETFFIGRAGHIAELLAASDVCVLSSQAEGFSNSILEYMAAARPVVVTDVGGAREAVRDGESGYIVPAGADEAMAARIIALLSDDEQARAMGERGRRMVEQKFSCAAQLSATEALYDRLLAANARRVARPADRVQREIA; this is encoded by the coding sequence TTGCGTCCTAACGTCCTACAACTGATTGGCAGCTTTCACCAGGGCGGCTCCGAGCGCCAGGCTGTGCAATTGACGCGCCTGCTCAAGACCGCCAACCGCTACGACGTCCATCTTGCCTGCATGGATCAATCAGGCGCGCTGCTTGACGAAGTCCGACAGATGGGACTCCGCGACATTCCCGAATATCGCCTCAACAGCTTTTATGATCGTAACGCGCTGGTGCAGGTGCGGCGATTCGCCCTCTACTTGCAGAAGCGCGGCATTGACATCGTTCAAACACACGATTTTTACACTAACATCTTCGGCATGGCCGCCGCCCGCCTGGCCGGCGTCCGCGTGCGCATCGCGGCGCGGCGCGAAACGACCGGGTGGCGCACGCCTGCGCAGAAGATCGTTGAGCGCCAGGCGTATCGCTTCGCGCACGCCATCGTCGCTAACTCTGAAGCCGTGCGCCGCCAGCTCATCAGCGAAGGCGTCGCCGGCCGCCGTGTCGTCACCCTGCATAACGGCATCGATCTCGACCGCCTGCGCGTCCCCGAAGATTTCAATCGCGCCGCGGCGCTGGCGTCATTCGGGCTGCCGACCGCGCCGGAATTGCGCTTTGTCACGGTGGTCGCCAATCTCCACCACGCCGTCAAAGATCATCCGACGTTCCTGCGCGCCGCCCGTCGCGTGCGTGAGGCGTGGCCTTCGGCGCGCTTCGTGATTGCCGGCGAAGGCGAATTGACCACTGCCATGCAAGCGATGGCCGCGCAACTCGGGATTGCCGACGAAACCTTTTTCATTGGCCGCGCCGGGCACATCGCCGAGTTGCTGGCCGCTTCCGATGTTTGCGTGCTTAGCTCGCAGGCCGAAGGCTTCTCGAATTCGATACTCGAATACATGGCCGCCGCGCGGCCTGTCGTCGTCACCGATGTCGGCGGCGCGCGCGAAGCCGTGAGGGATGGCGAGTCAGGCTACATCGTGCCCGCCGGGGCCGATGAAGCGATGGCGGCGCGCATCATCGCGCTGCTCAGTGATGATGAGCAGGCGCGAGCCATGGGCGAGCGTGGCCGCCGGATGGTTGAGCAAAAATTCTCGTGCGCCGCGCAGCTTTCGGCAACCGAAGCGCTCTACGACCGGCTGCTGGCGGCCAACGCGCGGCGGGTTGCGCGTCCGGCTGATCGCGTTCAGCGCGAGATCGCTTAG